In the genome of Sciurus carolinensis chromosome 3, mSciCar1.2, whole genome shotgun sequence, one region contains:
- the Septin4 gene encoding septin-4 isoform X6: MIKHFLEDTTDDAELSKFVKDFPGSESCHSPEAKTRVSRPQIPEPRPQAPDFYDDDLEFRPPSWPQSSDSQQYFCAPAPLSPCTRPRSPWGRLDPYDSSEDDKEYVGFATLPNQVHRKSVKKGFDFTLMVAGESGLGKSTLVNSLFLTDLYRDRKLLSAEERIMQTVEITKHAVDIEEKGVRLRLTIVDTPGFGDAVNNTECWKPVAEYIDQQFEQYFRDESGLNRKNIQDNRVHCCLYFISPYGHGLRPLDVEFMKALHQRVNIVPILAKADTLTPPEVDRKKRKIREEIEHFGIKIYQFPDCDSDEDEDFKLQDQALKESIPFAVIGSNTVVEARGRRVRGRLYPWGIVEVENPGHCDFVKLRTMLVRTHMQDLKDVTRETHYENYRAQCIQSMTRLVVKERNRNKLTRESGTDFPIPAVPPGTDPETEKLIREKDEELRRMQEMLHKIQRQMKETH; the protein is encoded by the exons ATCAAGCATTTCCTGGAGGACACCACGGATGATGCAGAACTGAGCAAGTTCGTGAAGGATTTCCCAGGAAGCGAGAGCTGCCACTCACCGGAGGCCAAAACCAGGGTGTCCAGGCCCCAAATCCCGGAGCCAAGACCCCAGGCCCCAGACTTCTATGATGATGACCTGGAATTCAGACCCCCCTCATGGCCCCAGTCCTCTGACAGCCAGCAGTACTTCTGTGCCCCAGCCCCTCTCAGCCCCTGCACCCGGCCCCGCAGCCCATGGGGCAGGCTTGATCCCTATGATTCCTCTGAG GACGACAAGGAGTATGTGGGCTTTGCAACCCTCCCCAACCAAGTCCACCGAAAGTCTGTGAAGAAAGGCTTTGACTTTACCCTCATGGTGGCAG GAGAGTCTGGCCTGGGTAAATCCACTCTTGTCAATAGTCTCTTCCTCACTGATCTGTACCGGGACCGGAAACTCCTCAGTGCTGAAG AACGGATCATGCAAACCGTGGAGATCACTAAGCATGCAGTGGATATAGAAGAGAAGGGTGTGAGGCTGCGGCTCACCATTGTGGACACACCAGGTTTTGGGGATGCAGTCAACAACACAGAGTG CTGGAAGCCTGTGGCAGAATACATCGATCAGCAGTTTGAGCAGTATTTCCGAGATGAGAGCGGCCTGAACCGCAAGAACATCCAAGACAACAGGGTGCACTGCTGCCTGTACTTCATCTCGCCCTACGGCCACGG GCTCCGGCCATTGGATGTTGAATTCATGAAGGCCCTGCATCAGCGGGTCAACATCGTGCCTATCTTGGCTAAGGCGGACACACTGACACCTCCTGAAGTAGACCGCAAGAAACGCAAA ATCCGGGAGGAGATTGAGCACTTTGGAATCAAGATCTACCAGTTCCCAGACTGTGACTCTGATGAGGATGAGGACTTCAAATTACAGGACCAAGCCCTAAAG GAAAGCATCCCTTTTGCGGTAATTGGCAGCAACACTGTGGTAGAGGCCAGAGGGCGACGAGTTCGGGGCCGACTCTACCCCTGGGGCATTGTGGAAG TGGAAAACCCAGGGCACTGCGACTTTGTGAAGCTGAGGACAATGCTGGTGCGCACCCACATGCAGGACCTGAAGGATGTGACCAGGGAGACACATTATGAGAACTACCGGGCACAGTGCATCCAGAGCATGACCCGCCTGGTGGTGAAGGAACGGAATCGCAA CAAACTGACCCGAGAGAGTGGTACCGATTTCCCCATCCCTGCTGTTCCACCAGGGACAGATCCAGAAACTGAGAAGCTAATCCGAGAGAAAGATGAGGAG CTGCGGCGGATGCAGGAGATGCTACACAAAATCCAAAGACAGATGAAGGAGACCCATTAA
- the Septin4 gene encoding septin-4 isoform X3, translating to MDRSLGWQGNSVPEDGTEAGIKHFLEDTTDDAELSKFVKDFPGSESCHSPEAKTRVSRPQIPEPRPQAPDFYDDDLEFRPPSWPQSSDSQQYFCAPAPLSPCTRPRSPWGRLDPYDSSEDDKEYVGFATLPNQVHRKSVKKGFDFTLMVAGESGLGKSTLVNSLFLTDLYRDRKLLSAEERIMQTVEITKHAVDIEEKGVRLRLTIVDTPGFGDAVNNTECWKPVAEYIDQQFEQYFRDESGLNRKNIQDNRVHCCLYFISPYGHGLRPLDVEFMKALHQRVNIVPILAKADTLTPPEVDRKKRKIREEIEHFGIKIYQFPDCDSDEDEDFKLQDQALKESIPFAVIGSNTVVEARGRRVRGRLYPWGIVEVENPGHCDFVKLRTMLVRTHMQDLKDVTRETHYENYRAQCIQSMTRLVVKERNRNKLTRESGTDFPIPAVPPGTDPETEKLIREKDEELRRMQEMLHKIQRQMKETH from the exons ATCAAGCATTTCCTGGAGGACACCACGGATGATGCAGAACTGAGCAAGTTCGTGAAGGATTTCCCAGGAAGCGAGAGCTGCCACTCACCGGAGGCCAAAACCAGGGTGTCCAGGCCCCAAATCCCGGAGCCAAGACCCCAGGCCCCAGACTTCTATGATGATGACCTGGAATTCAGACCCCCCTCATGGCCCCAGTCCTCTGACAGCCAGCAGTACTTCTGTGCCCCAGCCCCTCTCAGCCCCTGCACCCGGCCCCGCAGCCCATGGGGCAGGCTTGATCCCTATGATTCCTCTGAG GACGACAAGGAGTATGTGGGCTTTGCAACCCTCCCCAACCAAGTCCACCGAAAGTCTGTGAAGAAAGGCTTTGACTTTACCCTCATGGTGGCAG GAGAGTCTGGCCTGGGTAAATCCACTCTTGTCAATAGTCTCTTCCTCACTGATCTGTACCGGGACCGGAAACTCCTCAGTGCTGAAG AACGGATCATGCAAACCGTGGAGATCACTAAGCATGCAGTGGATATAGAAGAGAAGGGTGTGAGGCTGCGGCTCACCATTGTGGACACACCAGGTTTTGGGGATGCAGTCAACAACACAGAGTG CTGGAAGCCTGTGGCAGAATACATCGATCAGCAGTTTGAGCAGTATTTCCGAGATGAGAGCGGCCTGAACCGCAAGAACATCCAAGACAACAGGGTGCACTGCTGCCTGTACTTCATCTCGCCCTACGGCCACGG GCTCCGGCCATTGGATGTTGAATTCATGAAGGCCCTGCATCAGCGGGTCAACATCGTGCCTATCTTGGCTAAGGCGGACACACTGACACCTCCTGAAGTAGACCGCAAGAAACGCAAA ATCCGGGAGGAGATTGAGCACTTTGGAATCAAGATCTACCAGTTCCCAGACTGTGACTCTGATGAGGATGAGGACTTCAAATTACAGGACCAAGCCCTAAAG GAAAGCATCCCTTTTGCGGTAATTGGCAGCAACACTGTGGTAGAGGCCAGAGGGCGACGAGTTCGGGGCCGACTCTACCCCTGGGGCATTGTGGAAG TGGAAAACCCAGGGCACTGCGACTTTGTGAAGCTGAGGACAATGCTGGTGCGCACCCACATGCAGGACCTGAAGGATGTGACCAGGGAGACACATTATGAGAACTACCGGGCACAGTGCATCCAGAGCATGACCCGCCTGGTGGTGAAGGAACGGAATCGCAA CAAACTGACCCGAGAGAGTGGTACCGATTTCCCCATCCCTGCTGTTCCACCAGGGACAGATCCAGAAACTGAGAAGCTAATCCGAGAGAAAGATGAGGAG CTGCGGCGGATGCAGGAGATGCTACACAAAATCCAAAGACAGATGAAGGAGACCCATTAA
- the Septin4 gene encoding septin-4 isoform X4, which produces MDRSLGWQGNSVPEDGTEAGDDKEYVGFATLPNQVHRKSVKKGFDFTLMVAGESGLGKSTLVNSLFLTDLYRDRKLLSAEERIMQTVEITKHAVDIEEKGVRLRLTIVDTPGFGDAVNNTECWKPVAEYIDQQFEQYFRDESGLNRKNIQDNRVHCCLYFISPYGHGLRPLDVEFMKALHQRVNIVPILAKADTLTPPEVDRKKRKIREEIEHFGIKIYQFPDCDSDEDEDFKLQDQALKESIPFAVIGSNTVVEARGRRVRGRLYPWGIVEVENPGHCDFVKLRTMLVRTHMQDLKDVTRETHYENYRAQCIQSMTRLVVKERNRNKLTRESGTDFPIPAVPPGTDPETEKLIREKDEELRRMQEMLHKIQRQMKETH; this is translated from the exons GACGACAAGGAGTATGTGGGCTTTGCAACCCTCCCCAACCAAGTCCACCGAAAGTCTGTGAAGAAAGGCTTTGACTTTACCCTCATGGTGGCAG GAGAGTCTGGCCTGGGTAAATCCACTCTTGTCAATAGTCTCTTCCTCACTGATCTGTACCGGGACCGGAAACTCCTCAGTGCTGAAG AACGGATCATGCAAACCGTGGAGATCACTAAGCATGCAGTGGATATAGAAGAGAAGGGTGTGAGGCTGCGGCTCACCATTGTGGACACACCAGGTTTTGGGGATGCAGTCAACAACACAGAGTG CTGGAAGCCTGTGGCAGAATACATCGATCAGCAGTTTGAGCAGTATTTCCGAGATGAGAGCGGCCTGAACCGCAAGAACATCCAAGACAACAGGGTGCACTGCTGCCTGTACTTCATCTCGCCCTACGGCCACGG GCTCCGGCCATTGGATGTTGAATTCATGAAGGCCCTGCATCAGCGGGTCAACATCGTGCCTATCTTGGCTAAGGCGGACACACTGACACCTCCTGAAGTAGACCGCAAGAAACGCAAA ATCCGGGAGGAGATTGAGCACTTTGGAATCAAGATCTACCAGTTCCCAGACTGTGACTCTGATGAGGATGAGGACTTCAAATTACAGGACCAAGCCCTAAAG GAAAGCATCCCTTTTGCGGTAATTGGCAGCAACACTGTGGTAGAGGCCAGAGGGCGACGAGTTCGGGGCCGACTCTACCCCTGGGGCATTGTGGAAG TGGAAAACCCAGGGCACTGCGACTTTGTGAAGCTGAGGACAATGCTGGTGCGCACCCACATGCAGGACCTGAAGGATGTGACCAGGGAGACACATTATGAGAACTACCGGGCACAGTGCATCCAGAGCATGACCCGCCTGGTGGTGAAGGAACGGAATCGCAA CAAACTGACCCGAGAGAGTGGTACCGATTTCCCCATCCCTGCTGTTCCACCAGGGACAGATCCAGAAACTGAGAAGCTAATCCGAGAGAAAGATGAGGAG CTGCGGCGGATGCAGGAGATGCTACACAAAATCCAAAGACAGATGAAGGAGACCCATTAA
- the Septin4 gene encoding septin-4 isoform X5, translating to MDDKEYVGFATLPNQVHRKSVKKGFDFTLMVAGESGLGKSTLVNSLFLTDLYRDRKLLSAEERIMQTVEITKHAVDIEEKGVRLRLTIVDTPGFGDAVNNTECWKPVAEYIDQQFEQYFRDESGLNRKNIQDNRVHCCLYFISPYGHGLRPLDVEFMKALHQRVNIVPILAKADTLTPPEVDRKKRKIREEIEHFGIKIYQFPDCDSDEDEDFKLQDQALKESIPFAVIGSNTVVEARGRRVRGRLYPWGIVEVENPGHCDFVKLRTMLVRTHMQDLKDVTRETHYENYRAQCIQSMTRLVVKERNRNKLTRESGTDFPIPAVPPGTDPETEKLIREKDEELRRMQEMLHKIQRQMKETH from the exons GACGACAAGGAGTATGTGGGCTTTGCAACCCTCCCCAACCAAGTCCACCGAAAGTCTGTGAAGAAAGGCTTTGACTTTACCCTCATGGTGGCAG GAGAGTCTGGCCTGGGTAAATCCACTCTTGTCAATAGTCTCTTCCTCACTGATCTGTACCGGGACCGGAAACTCCTCAGTGCTGAAG AACGGATCATGCAAACCGTGGAGATCACTAAGCATGCAGTGGATATAGAAGAGAAGGGTGTGAGGCTGCGGCTCACCATTGTGGACACACCAGGTTTTGGGGATGCAGTCAACAACACAGAGTG CTGGAAGCCTGTGGCAGAATACATCGATCAGCAGTTTGAGCAGTATTTCCGAGATGAGAGCGGCCTGAACCGCAAGAACATCCAAGACAACAGGGTGCACTGCTGCCTGTACTTCATCTCGCCCTACGGCCACGG GCTCCGGCCATTGGATGTTGAATTCATGAAGGCCCTGCATCAGCGGGTCAACATCGTGCCTATCTTGGCTAAGGCGGACACACTGACACCTCCTGAAGTAGACCGCAAGAAACGCAAA ATCCGGGAGGAGATTGAGCACTTTGGAATCAAGATCTACCAGTTCCCAGACTGTGACTCTGATGAGGATGAGGACTTCAAATTACAGGACCAAGCCCTAAAG GAAAGCATCCCTTTTGCGGTAATTGGCAGCAACACTGTGGTAGAGGCCAGAGGGCGACGAGTTCGGGGCCGACTCTACCCCTGGGGCATTGTGGAAG TGGAAAACCCAGGGCACTGCGACTTTGTGAAGCTGAGGACAATGCTGGTGCGCACCCACATGCAGGACCTGAAGGATGTGACCAGGGAGACACATTATGAGAACTACCGGGCACAGTGCATCCAGAGCATGACCCGCCTGGTGGTGAAGGAACGGAATCGCAA CAAACTGACCCGAGAGAGTGGTACCGATTTCCCCATCCCTGCTGTTCCACCAGGGACAGATCCAGAAACTGAGAAGCTAATCCGAGAGAAAGATGAGGAG CTGCGGCGGATGCAGGAGATGCTACACAAAATCCAAAGACAGATGAAGGAGACCCATTAA